Below is a window of Podarcis muralis chromosome 5, rPodMur119.hap1.1, whole genome shotgun sequence DNA.
GTGCAAcagtttttttaattttaaaaaaggtgtgtGGGGTTTCTTTTAACCACAGCAGTGGTGCAGTACGTAGCACAGAACAATTTCAGAGGGAGACCACGAGTTTTCTTGGAAATCTTTTCTTAAGTTGCCAAAATGTAAAGCAACATTTGGCTTCCTAAAGTCCGTCCTCATCCTTTCGTGTGTAAGTGAAAGAGGCATTTAAACAAGAGACGACATTTCCTCTACTGTTCCCCCATTGAGGTGCAAAGCTATACTTAAATATGAATGTTGaacctttcccctcccccaaccccccagcAAATCCTCCTCTGAGCTCAGTGCTTTTAACTTGTAGAATAGAATCAAAGATTTGTAGCGTCGGAAGAGGACCCTTCATCTAGTTCAACTTACATCACCTACGTAGAAACGTCAGCAGCTCTGGCTGGTGTTTGTGACTTCAGTCATCTGAATGACCTCATTCTcgaccaaagtctgccccccttctccattcAGCTGCCTCATCCTCAGGTTTATAGACCCGTAAGTCTTCCGGGGAGCCCTGGAAGCCGGGAACGACCTCCTGCGGTACAGCTCCCCTTTGTAGATGGAGACCATCAGCAGGATGGAGAGCAGCATCCCACCCAAAGTCAAGAGCCCCAACCCTGCGATGATGCACTTGTCCAGGTGGGAGCCCAGGTGGGCGTAATACATCTCCAGCCTCTCCATCTCCCGGGCGGACACAGAATCCGGGTCAACTCGCGCCTCCCGCGGGATGCTGTAGGCGACAATCACCAGCAAAATCCCACTGACCAAGAAGACTAAAGCCAAGATGAAGCCATAGTCCACTGAGTTGCCTGCTGCGTCCGGCAAAGGGCCGTCCTCGGACCGTGGGGAGAGGTCTCCCCTAGGGGGTGCTGTGTGCTCCCTGAGGCTGCTTCCTGTGCCTTGACGGTTCCGGAAGGAAgtttctgcctcttcctcttcctcttcttcctccccctggTAAGAGGCGTTCTCAATGCCCAAGCCAggagctgtccgtggtgctgaagGTCCCCCTTCTGGGACTCCCCGGCTGGGCCCAGGTACATTCCCCAAGACTGTCAGTTCCAGGGGCTGTGAGGACGCCATTGGGATGCAGTCGCCTTGCTCATCCCTCTCAGCACTTCAGCTGCTGGGGCAGAAGAATGGAGAGGAGGAATCAATGAGAACCATCTGCAGCCTGGCCTTCATTCACTGaacgctctagttatctctcgcttggactactgcaatgcactctatgtggagctacctttgaaggtgacctggaaactacaactaatccagaatgcggcagctagactggtgactgggagtggcatctaagaccacataacactggtcctgaaatacCTAAACTGGCTACCAgggcatttccaagcacaattcaatgtgttggtgttgacctttaaagccctaaacggcctcagtccagtatacctgaaggagcgtctccacccccatcatccagcctggacactgaggtccagcgccgagggccttctggtggttccctcattgcgagaagcaaagctacagggaaccaggcagagggccttctcggtagtggcacccgccctgtggaacgccctcccagcagatgtcaaagagataaacaactacctgacatttagaagacatctgaaggcagccctgttcagggaagtttttaatgtgtgacattttagtgtatttttcatctttgttggaggccgcccagagtgtctggggaggcccggccagatgggcaggatacaaataataaattattattattatcaaatcaTCCTGATCCACCACACGTCTCAGGGACCTCAGGGGACCTTCCTGACATGAAGCCAATTCCTCCAGAGTTCGCTCCCAGTCCTCTACCAATGAAGGGGGGGGAGAGCtctcctaggttcaatccctgaaggcatcttcaggtaggacttgGTGGGaaggtctcctgcctgaaaccctggacagcctcttctggtcagtgtagaccatactgagctagatgcatcaATGGTCCAACCTTGTATAAGGCATCTTCTATGTTCTCATGCCCTCTTCTAGGTGCCGATTGAACACATGGAAGGCAGCATGAAAGGGGCTTCAAAATTGGTGGTGTTGGGGAAGCATCAAAATCCCCCATGGTTCCtatgcagctttctgtgttcctatgcaAAACCGAATAAGGccagtgatttttttctgggaggatgcaggggtacgcatactcctaaacattttgtgaatctttgtacttttgtccatttactgtatttatttttgaactagagtttgagagccagtgtggtgtggtggttaagagcggtagactcgtaatctggggaaccgggttcgcttcccctctcctccacctgcagctgctgggtgaccttgggccagtcaaacttctttgaagtctctcagccccactcacctcacagagtgtttgttgtgggggaggaagggaaaggagaatgttagccgctttgagactccttaaagggagtgaaaggcgggatatcaaatccaaactcttcttcttccaaatcCAAACTATAAAAAATAAACTATATTTTTGATAAACTATATTTTtgaacagttacagataggtagccgtgttggtctgccatagtcaaaacaaaaaaaattccttccagtagcaccttaaagaccaactaagttagttcttggtatgagctttcgtgtgcatgcacacttcttcagatacgtatctgaagaagtgtgcatgcacacgaaagctcataccaagaactaacttagtttaTATTTTTGAACTATACAAAATAAactatttgaactataaaatggtggttttcttgagtcaaaatgagagtacccctaacctttttttttatttagaaaaaagcactgaatagggcactccatactgcaacattttgttgaaggCAGCACACACATTCACCACTTTCACCTTCAGTGCGGCATGCATATTCTGCGCTTTCTATTCTTAGGCAGGCAGAGGGCCAATAGAGAGCAACTGGGGCAAGGTCGCCCACCAGGCCCCATTGACCAGACAGGGATTGGAACATGGAACTCCTTGGTCAAAGTCCAATGTTCTATGCACTACATAAAGAAGACAAGAAGAGCtggctgctggatccggccaatggcccatctagtccagcattctgttctcacagtggccaagcaggtgtCCCAAAGGGAAACTGATAAACAGGATCCGTGCACAGCAgcactcctgcagtttccagcgaCTGGAACTcagcagcattgctgcctctagcCGTGGAGATAGACCACAGCCATTatgtctagtagccattgaaGGCTACATCCttgtcctcctttaaagccatccaagtcagtgatcatcactgctgcttcctgtggcagagagttccatagtttagctgagCCCTGCTATCTTAAGTTATCCCCAGGGAAACGGGATCATCCCTGGAATTCCTTGCAgaggaggtaataataataataataataataataataataataataataataatttataccccgtcctccccagccaagaccgggctcagggcggctaacatccgATATAAAAGCAAATCAattgaaatgcaacttaaaaacaagattgaaatacaacattaaaatgcagcctcatttcagtaggaactcaaatcaaaaacttctGGGGGGATGAAagcgtcaagtcttcaccaaggctaactttccagactggtcctacgtgggccagaaaaatgccagggaagtccccaggtaggagttccatcacaggaggagaaagggaaaaagaaggggggggggggaatctgattacaatcaagtggtatgcgGTTTTTGTTAATTAAGTGTGTCTCTTGAGGCTGGTGAGGTGGGTCTTGATCTTGCCTGCACCCTGTGTGACCAAACGGCTGATATCCTGATTTTGCTGAAGCTGCTGGCAGGGCAAAAGCTCTGCCTGAGGCACCTCCTTGCAGGGAAAGTGCGGCTGAGTAGACACCTCTTGCAGGCGGAAGAAGCAATGTAAAGATCAGCAGAAAAGGAGGTGTGCAGGAGTCTGccaatcttacacacacacacacacacacttgggatttttaaatttcttttaatcCACAGAAGTTCTACACAAAGCACCTTCATGGTAAGAGTGccggactaggatctgggagaccagggttcgaatgcTTACTCAGCCAGGAAGTAcattgggtgaccttaggccagtcccagcctcttagcctaacctacctcacagggttgttgtgaaggtaaaatCGAGGTGAGAAAGAAGCATGCATGCCACCTCGAGCTCCCGGGATATGaacgggatataaatgtaatcagcagcagcagcagcagcga
It encodes the following:
- the TMEM74B gene encoding transmembrane protein 74B, which gives rise to MASSQPLELTVLGNVPGPSRGVPEGGPSAPRTAPGLGIENASYQGEEEEEEEEAETSFRNRQGTGSSLREHTAPPRGDLSPRSEDGPLPDAAGNSVDYGFILALVFLVSGILLVIVAYSIPREARVDPDSVSAREMERLEMYYAHLGSHLDKCIIAGLGLLTLGGMLLSILLMVSIYKGELYRRRSFPASRAPRKTYGSINLRMRQLNGEGGQTLVENEVIQMTEVTNTSQSC